The following are from one region of the Advenella mimigardefordensis DPN7 genome:
- a CDS encoding thiolase family protein, giving the protein MSRPASYEGVVLTMPVTVPYVRYSIESAHYWLGRALKGLLDGTGLPLSAVDGLCVSSFSLGPDSAVGLTQHFGVSPRWLDHIPMGGASAVVALRRAARAVQAGDASVVAVITGDTNHVDSFRRTLGQFSRFAQDATYPYGAGGPNASFALLTRHYMNTSGATREDFGKLCVAQRDNALRYPYALMKKPLTMQQYLQARPITEPIHLFDCVMPCAGAEAFLVMSEAQARRLGLAFVRVLGTIERHNGWPDDVIQSRGGWTLDRDSLYEQAGVGVEEMDFLQAYDDYPVINMMQLENLGFCEAGAGPEFVRTHSFTVDGSCPLNTCGGQLSVGQAGAAGGTLGMNEAIRQLTGRADRTQIANARIGMVSGFGMINYDRGLCTAAAILQSGASA; this is encoded by the coding sequence ATGAGCCGGCCTGCATCCTACGAGGGCGTGGTGCTGACCATGCCCGTTACGGTACCGTATGTCAGGTATTCTATCGAGAGTGCCCATTACTGGCTTGGACGCGCATTAAAAGGACTGCTTGATGGCACTGGCCTGCCTTTGTCTGCAGTTGACGGCCTGTGCGTGTCCAGCTTTAGTCTGGGACCCGATTCTGCCGTGGGCCTGACCCAGCATTTCGGTGTGTCACCGCGCTGGCTGGATCATATCCCAATGGGGGGCGCCAGCGCCGTAGTGGCGTTGCGCCGTGCGGCACGGGCCGTACAGGCGGGTGATGCCAGTGTTGTTGCCGTGATCACCGGTGATACCAATCATGTTGACTCCTTTCGCAGGACGCTTGGACAGTTTTCCCGTTTCGCGCAAGACGCTACCTATCCATACGGTGCAGGCGGACCGAATGCCAGCTTCGCGTTGCTCACCCGCCACTATATGAACACTAGCGGTGCAACACGAGAGGACTTTGGAAAATTGTGTGTGGCTCAGCGTGACAATGCATTGCGCTATCCGTATGCGCTGATGAAAAAGCCGCTCACTATGCAACAGTATTTACAGGCCCGTCCCATCACCGAGCCGATTCATCTGTTCGATTGCGTTATGCCCTGTGCGGGTGCTGAAGCGTTTCTGGTGATGAGTGAGGCGCAGGCGCGCCGGCTTGGTCTTGCCTTTGTGCGCGTGCTGGGCACCATTGAAAGACATAACGGCTGGCCGGATGATGTGATTCAGTCGCGTGGCGGCTGGACATTGGACAGAGATTCGTTGTACGAGCAGGCCGGCGTTGGCGTAGAAGAGATGGATTTTTTGCAGGCCTATGATGATTATCCGGTGATCAATATGATGCAGCTGGAAAATCTGGGCTTTTGCGAGGCAGGTGCCGGTCCTGAATTTGTTCGTACTCACTCGTTTACCGTGGATGGTTCCTGCCCGCTCAATACTTGCGGTGGGCAATTGTCTGTGGGACAGGCAGGTGCGGCTGGAGGCACGCTGGGCATGAACGAGGCTATCAGGCAGTTGACCGGACGGGCAGACAGGACGCAGATTGCCAATGCGCGCATCGGCATGGTCAGTGGATTTGGAATGATCAATTACGATCGTGGTCTGTGTACGGCAGCTGCGATCCTGCAAAGTGGAGCGTCGGCATGA
- a CDS encoding branched-chain amino acid ABC transporter permease → MDWEVAYMLTVDGLSNGAVYLLAGIGLVMVFSVTRVIFVPFGDVAAFAALSLASLQAGIVPPTIGLVIVLAVVALVVELLSLARRHEWRQVPRAIACWGVAPLVPCLLAWSIVGRNDSMLLQIVAAVLLVTPIIPLIARIALQPIADASSLILLIVSLSIHFLFVGLGLLFFGPEGFRTESFTDLDIALFGNVTVSGQLALTIAVAIVLSIMFYLFFEFTLTGKALRATSVNRVGARIVGIRPVKTATLVYLFASVLAGMIGVLISPVNTIYYDSGFMLGLKAFVGAIIGGLVSYPLTMIGSLAVGIVESFSSFWNGALKEVIVFGLLIPVLMVRSVLTAHDEDNNEEIDE, encoded by the coding sequence ATGGATTGGGAAGTGGCTTATATGCTGACGGTAGACGGTTTGTCCAATGGCGCCGTCTACCTGCTGGCAGGTATCGGACTGGTAATGGTATTTTCCGTTACCCGGGTCATCTTTGTGCCCTTTGGTGATGTGGCCGCATTCGCCGCCCTGAGCCTTGCCTCTTTGCAGGCCGGTATTGTGCCCCCCACGATTGGCCTGGTGATTGTACTCGCGGTGGTTGCGCTGGTCGTGGAGCTGCTCAGTCTTGCCCGCAGACATGAATGGCGGCAGGTGCCTCGGGCGATTGCGTGCTGGGGTGTAGCGCCACTTGTGCCGTGTCTGCTGGCATGGTCGATCGTCGGGCGCAACGATTCGATGTTGCTTCAGATTGTGGCTGCCGTGCTTTTGGTGACCCCCATTATTCCTCTGATTGCGCGCATTGCGTTGCAGCCGATTGCCGATGCTTCGTCGCTGATCCTGCTTATTGTTTCGCTGTCCATTCACTTTCTGTTTGTCGGGCTGGGGTTGCTGTTCTTCGGACCGGAAGGCTTTCGGACCGAGTCGTTCACCGATCTGGATATTGCTTTGTTCGGCAACGTCACGGTGAGCGGGCAGTTAGCGCTGACGATTGCAGTTGCCATTGTGCTGAGCATCATGTTCTATCTGTTTTTTGAATTCACCCTGACCGGCAAGGCGTTGCGTGCAACCTCGGTTAACCGTGTCGGCGCCCGTATTGTCGGTATCCGGCCGGTGAAGACGGCGACGCTGGTCTATCTTTTCGCCTCGGTGCTTGCCGGCATGATTGGGGTGCTGATTTCACCCGTGAATACCATTTATTACGACTCCGGATTCATGCTTGGTCTCAAGGCATTTGTGGGCGCCATTATCGGCGGCCTGGTGAGCTATCCGCTGACTATGATCGGATCACTTGCCGTTGGTATTGTGGAGAGTTTTTCGTCGTTCTGGAATGGCGCGCTCAAGGAAGTCATTGTGTTCGGATTGTTGATTCCTGTATTGATGGTTCGTTCAGTGCTGACCGCACATGATGAAGACAACAACGAGGAGATCGACGAATGA
- a CDS encoding SDR family NAD(P)-dependent oxidoreductase encodes MAIEREVAVVTGGSAGIGAAICTSLLEQGMEVISLARRAPDFSHPRLQSRCVDLLDRKAVREVARELAAGYPVTHFVHNAGVIRPNLLEQVSDEDMDALAQLHLTSALALTQAFIPSMKKKKYGRIVLISSRGALGLQTRTAYAATKAGMIGMGRTWALELAGFGITVNVVAPGPIASDMFYDVIEAGSQREQSLAAAIPVGRIGLPDDVAQAVTFFCGAAAGFVTGQVLYVCGGSSIGSITI; translated from the coding sequence ATGGCGATAGAACGCGAAGTCGCAGTCGTAACGGGAGGTAGCGCGGGTATCGGTGCTGCCATATGCACTTCTTTACTTGAGCAAGGTATGGAAGTGATTTCGCTGGCGCGACGAGCGCCCGACTTCAGCCACCCCCGGTTGCAGAGCAGGTGCGTGGATCTGCTTGACCGCAAGGCCGTCCGGGAGGTCGCGCGCGAGCTGGCAGCCGGCTATCCGGTGACGCATTTTGTGCATAACGCCGGGGTAATCCGTCCCAATCTGCTTGAGCAGGTGAGCGATGAAGATATGGATGCGCTTGCACAGTTGCATTTGACCAGTGCGCTGGCACTGACCCAGGCTTTTATTCCGTCAATGAAGAAAAAAAAATACGGGCGCATTGTACTCATTTCATCTCGTGGCGCGCTCGGCTTGCAGACACGCACTGCGTACGCAGCGACCAAGGCCGGCATGATCGGAATGGGCAGGACCTGGGCGCTGGAGCTGGCTGGATTTGGCATCACGGTCAATGTGGTGGCGCCCGGCCCGATAGCGTCGGATATGTTTTACGACGTGATTGAAGCGGGCAGCCAGCGCGAGCAATCACTGGCTGCGGCCATTCCGGTGGGGCGTATCGGCCTGCCGGATGACGTTGCCCAGGCGGTGACATTTTTTTGCGGTGCTGCCGCCGGCTTTGTGACCGGACAGGTGCTGTATGTGTGCGGGGGCAGCAGTATCGGCTCGATTACGATTTAA
- a CDS encoding aromatic-ring-hydroxylating dioxygenase subunit beta: MNEQDVIDFVYQEARLIDELRLDQWVALFTDDGYYWMPLQRGQTETRLQSSLMYEDKLLLKVRVERLTGKRTFSQQPVSYCHHLLQRPQISHDDPAHDPENGIYVVRTAFHYIETRQDDQRLYAGWSTHTLVNEADVLRIRLKKVELVNPDAAFGSIQLFM; this comes from the coding sequence ATGAATGAACAGGATGTGATCGATTTCGTTTACCAGGAGGCCCGGCTGATTGATGAGCTGCGTCTGGACCAGTGGGTAGCGCTCTTTACCGATGACGGTTATTACTGGATGCCCCTGCAACGCGGGCAAACCGAAACGCGCTTACAGTCATCGTTGATGTACGAAGATAAGCTGTTGCTTAAAGTTCGGGTCGAGCGGTTGACCGGGAAACGTACGTTTTCGCAGCAGCCGGTGAGCTATTGCCATCATCTGCTGCAGCGACCACAGATCAGCCATGATGATCCGGCGCACGATCCGGAGAATGGCATTTATGTGGTGCGCACGGCGTTTCATTATATCGAGACTCGCCAGGACGATCAGCGCTTGTACGCGGGGTGGTCAACGCACACACTGGTAAATGAAGCAGATGTTTTGCGCATTCGTTTGAAAAAAGTTGAGCTGGTTAACCCCGATGCCGCCTTTGGCAGCATTCAGCTGTTTATGTGA
- a CDS encoding ABC transporter substrate-binding protein: MRLLSTIVFAVGMCTSAATFAKTVTVGFISSLSGPISSLGIPYANGVIAGHKAIGKSADADIKLIRLDDASDPATAARNARKLINEDQVDVLMGTSGVPGTMAIAAVANESKVPFIAISPVANVSPATAEWMVSVAQPTELMINAVVDHMKAHGVKTVSYIGFSDAWGDLAYDALKKHAAQVGIELLNDERYSRTDASVTGQMLKIRARKPDAILAGTSGTPAALPYLELKKLGYKGKVYGTHGLINSDFIRVVGRAGDDILAPTGPVTVAEQLPDANPVKRVALAYRDAFAAAFPKGTPDVFSAWSYDAWLLLVSATAEAQAHAEPGTPAYRQAVMEAIFRTHELAGTHGVYNYKRGSPFGTDERARVVVRLLGGKWKLENE; the protein is encoded by the coding sequence ATGAGGCTGCTGTCAACGATTGTCTTTGCTGTCGGTATGTGTACCTCGGCGGCAACGTTTGCAAAAACCGTCACGGTCGGATTTATTTCGTCATTGTCTGGGCCCATTTCGTCTCTCGGGATTCCGTATGCCAATGGCGTGATAGCCGGGCACAAGGCGATAGGAAAATCGGCAGATGCCGATATCAAATTAATCCGTCTGGATGATGCGTCTGATCCCGCTACCGCAGCGCGCAATGCCCGCAAGCTGATCAATGAGGACCAGGTGGATGTGCTGATGGGAACGTCGGGCGTGCCGGGTACCATGGCCATCGCCGCCGTAGCAAACGAAAGCAAGGTCCCATTCATTGCCATCTCGCCGGTTGCCAATGTGTCGCCGGCCACGGCTGAATGGATGGTGAGTGTCGCTCAGCCAACCGAATTGATGATCAATGCGGTGGTCGATCACATGAAAGCCCATGGCGTGAAAACCGTGTCCTATATTGGGTTTTCGGATGCATGGGGGGATCTGGCCTATGACGCATTGAAAAAGCACGCGGCACAGGTTGGGATAGAACTGCTAAATGACGAACGTTATTCACGCACGGATGCATCGGTCACTGGCCAGATGTTGAAAATCCGCGCTAGAAAGCCCGATGCCATTTTGGCGGGAACCTCGGGTACGCCGGCGGCGCTACCCTACCTGGAACTGAAAAAGCTCGGCTACAAGGGCAAGGTCTATGGTACGCACGGTTTGATCAATAGCGATTTCATTCGTGTTGTAGGTAGGGCGGGCGACGATATTCTTGCGCCTACCGGTCCGGTGACGGTTGCGGAGCAGTTACCGGATGCCAATCCGGTAAAGAGAGTGGCACTGGCCTACCGCGATGCATTTGCTGCGGCGTTCCCCAAGGGCACGCCAGACGTATTTTCTGCATGGTCCTATGACGCATGGCTGTTGCTCGTGTCGGCAACTGCTGAGGCACAGGCACACGCAGAACCGGGAACACCTGCTTATCGACAGGCAGTGATGGAGGCCATTTTCAGGACACATGAGTTGGCGGGAACGCATGGTGTATATAACTATAAGCGCGGGAGCCCTTTCGGCACGGATGAACGGGCACGAGTTGTAGTTCGCTTGCTGGGTGGTAAATGGAAGCTGGAAAACGAGTAA
- a CDS encoding cyclase family protein produces MTVLVELMGALASGKIKIVDLTETLTPEFPTIVLPPEMGQAWPFRIEEISRYDERGPGWYWNNFSCSEHTGTHFDAPAHWVSGKDQPDNTVDTIDPQAFIAHACVIDCSAESAVSADYLLTIDKVLEWEKEHGRIAARSWVFMRTDWSKREKPAAYLNMQEDGAHSPGPDAEVVPWLIRERDVHGFGTESVGTDAGQAQHLDPPFPCHYYMHGNNRYGLQCMTNLDQLPAVGAMIFSAPLKIRRGSGSPLRVLALVEQ; encoded by the coding sequence ATGACGGTATTGGTAGAACTCATGGGCGCACTTGCCTCGGGAAAAATAAAGATTGTTGATTTGACGGAAACGTTGACACCGGAGTTTCCGACGATTGTGCTTCCTCCGGAAATGGGACAGGCATGGCCGTTTCGCATTGAGGAAATCTCACGTTACGATGAGCGTGGCCCGGGTTGGTACTGGAACAACTTTTCCTGCTCCGAGCACACAGGTACCCATTTTGATGCGCCTGCGCATTGGGTTAGTGGCAAAGACCAGCCGGACAATACTGTGGATACCATTGATCCGCAGGCGTTTATTGCCCATGCCTGCGTCATTGATTGTTCTGCCGAGTCGGCCGTTTCCGCCGATTATCTGCTGACGATCGACAAAGTGCTCGAATGGGAAAAAGAGCACGGCAGGATTGCAGCTCGCTCCTGGGTGTTTATGCGTACTGATTGGTCCAAACGGGAAAAGCCCGCAGCGTATCTGAATATGCAGGAGGACGGGGCGCATTCGCCGGGGCCGGATGCCGAGGTGGTGCCATGGTTAATTCGCGAGCGCGATGTGCACGGCTTTGGGACCGAATCGGTCGGCACGGATGCAGGCCAGGCGCAGCATCTGGATCCGCCATTCCCATGCCACTATTACATGCACGGCAATAATCGGTATGGTTTACAGTGCATGACCAATCTGGATCAGCTTCCCGCAGTTGGCGCAATGATCTTTTCTGCTCCCCTGAAAATTCGTCGCGGTTCGGGTAGCCCCTTGCGCGTACTGGCATTGGTGGAACAGTAG
- a CDS encoding SDR family NAD(P)-dependent oxidoreductase, with translation MTVPLRKPARKNPVERTRQPTLPAAARSRTFHGMTRAAAEGRFELQVCQECSKIQYPPRDVCGYCLSHRLQWSEVDRRATLVATTVLHHSNDVYFRERLPWRIGTVHMTAGPVVIAHVHPACEEGTPVQLEMKLDRSGNAALFALPPVLPPHYLDDPMMREMTNDVKFRRVLVTDGKSALGMAMIGALLQTDASIIFVGDQQPWRPCAAFNSLLADSRIQVHAMDVTDSDSLERVAAEIGGKVDVLINTADLLRDGGMLGTNNVSTASDMFNVSCLGLLRLAQTFGGAMAGRAADGANSASAWVNIFSIHALASLPSRGVWSAAQAGGLSLSHCLRAELQTVGIRVMNVFTGPVDYEWEQTTPPPRVAPAQIARQIVQGLANGLEDVYVGDVANDIRERLRSNAKALERELASGN, from the coding sequence ATGACAGTCCCTTTACGCAAGCCGGCAAGAAAGAATCCAGTTGAGCGCACGCGCCAGCCAACCTTGCCTGCGGCAGCGCGCAGCCGTACTTTTCATGGCATGACGCGAGCGGCAGCGGAAGGCAGATTTGAATTACAAGTGTGTCAGGAATGCAGCAAGATTCAGTATCCACCGCGCGATGTGTGTGGGTACTGTCTGTCGCATCGGCTGCAGTGGTCTGAAGTGGATCGCCGCGCCACACTAGTGGCTACAACGGTGCTGCATCACAGTAATGATGTGTATTTCAGGGAGCGTTTGCCCTGGCGCATTGGTACGGTGCATATGACAGCTGGCCCGGTAGTGATCGCTCATGTGCATCCTGCCTGCGAAGAGGGTACGCCGGTGCAACTGGAAATGAAACTGGACAGAAGCGGCAACGCCGCCTTGTTTGCCTTACCCCCGGTGTTACCCCCTCATTACCTGGATGATCCGATGATGCGAGAAATGACCAATGATGTGAAGTTCCGACGTGTGCTGGTGACTGACGGTAAGTCGGCATTGGGGATGGCCATGATAGGGGCGTTGCTGCAGACCGATGCATCGATCATTTTTGTCGGTGACCAACAACCATGGCGACCTTGTGCCGCGTTCAATAGCCTGCTGGCCGATAGCAGGATCCAGGTTCATGCCATGGACGTGACCGATAGCGATTCGCTGGAGCGGGTGGCGGCAGAAATTGGCGGCAAGGTAGATGTACTGATCAATACGGCAGACCTGTTGCGAGACGGGGGCATGCTGGGCACCAACAATGTCAGCACAGCAAGCGACATGTTCAATGTGAGTTGCCTGGGGTTGCTGCGCCTGGCTCAGACATTTGGCGGAGCGATGGCGGGCCGGGCGGCCGATGGTGCTAACAGCGCCTCGGCATGGGTCAATATATTTTCCATTCATGCCCTGGCGAGCTTGCCCAGCCGCGGGGTCTGGTCTGCTGCTCAGGCAGGTGGCTTGTCTTTGTCCCATTGTCTGCGTGCAGAGTTACAAACGGTCGGCATCAGAGTCATGAACGTATTTACCGGTCCGGTGGATTACGAATGGGAACAGACGACACCCCCACCACGGGTCGCACCGGCCCAGATTGCCCGACAGATTGTGCAGGGCTTGGCAAACGGGCTGGAAGATGTTTACGTTGGTGACGTGGCAAATGACATCAGGGAACGGTTGCGTAGTAATGCCAAGGCGCTGGAACGTGAACTGGCAAGCGGCAATTGA
- a CDS encoding AMP-binding protein, whose product MTPQIAQTVYDAFAQTAKANPDKPFLLVLPETAQKYGTRAGQFSYGQVLAQVHQWRDAYRSAGYASGDRVALLLENRLSFFLHWFALNALGVSVVPVNADLRLAELQYLLSHSEVCLVVAIESHQSLLREAGAAAGFSVPVISPEESPPVRRNDKRDYSGPKLDTECALLYTSGTTGQPKGCVLSNLYFLHAGQWYAQTGGLAEIRKGEERMLTPLPLVHMNAMAYSVMAMVLSAGCLILLDRFHPRSWWLSVKDSGATIVHYLGVMPAILDKLPASSQDREHCVRFGFGAGVDQKLHANFEQRFGFPLLEAWAMTETGAGAVIMANREPRFVGTSCIGIEGDDVSVRIVDEQGDEVKAGEQGELWVCHAGDNPRFGFFSHYLKDTAATQAAWHEGWFKTGDIVRRNEAGYLVFVDRKKNVIRRSGENIAAVEVEGALARHPMVQAVSVAAVPDEVRGDEVLACVVLSSAVPDRSDPAQLASELVIWSLSQLAYYKVPGYVSFVSELPLTATNKIQRGALRQLAFELVSGGQAINTCHLKKPGGRA is encoded by the coding sequence GTGACTCCTCAGATCGCCCAAACTGTTTACGATGCCTTTGCACAGACCGCAAAGGCCAACCCGGACAAGCCCTTTCTGCTGGTATTGCCAGAGACCGCCCAGAAATATGGAACCCGTGCTGGCCAGTTCAGCTATGGCCAGGTATTGGCGCAGGTGCATCAATGGCGTGATGCCTACCGTTCGGCGGGCTATGCGTCGGGAGATCGGGTGGCATTGCTGCTGGAAAATCGGCTGTCGTTCTTTCTGCACTGGTTCGCCCTGAATGCGCTGGGTGTCTCGGTCGTTCCCGTGAACGCGGATCTGCGTCTGGCAGAGCTACAGTATCTGCTCAGCCATTCCGAAGTGTGTCTTGTCGTTGCTATTGAAAGCCATCAGAGTCTGTTGCGAGAAGCCGGCGCCGCTGCAGGATTTTCCGTACCCGTTATATCACCTGAGGAGTCGCCGCCGGTGCGACGCAATGACAAACGTGATTACTCCGGGCCAAAACTGGATACAGAGTGTGCCTTGCTTTATACCTCGGGAACAACAGGGCAACCCAAGGGCTGTGTCTTGTCTAATCTGTATTTTCTACATGCCGGCCAGTGGTACGCGCAAACTGGCGGGTTGGCTGAAATCCGCAAGGGTGAAGAACGCATGTTGACGCCCTTGCCACTTGTGCATATGAATGCGATGGCCTATTCGGTCATGGCGATGGTGCTCAGTGCAGGTTGTCTGATTCTGCTGGATCGGTTTCATCCCCGCTCCTGGTGGCTATCGGTTAAAGACAGTGGTGCAACGATTGTCCATTACCTGGGTGTGATGCCTGCCATACTGGACAAGCTGCCAGCCTCTTCGCAAGACCGGGAACATTGTGTTCGTTTCGGTTTTGGTGCCGGGGTCGATCAAAAGCTTCATGCAAACTTTGAACAGCGTTTTGGTTTTCCGCTATTGGAGGCCTGGGCGATGACAGAAACCGGCGCCGGCGCGGTCATTATGGCAAACCGGGAACCTCGCTTTGTGGGTACCAGCTGTATCGGGATTGAAGGGGATGACGTCAGCGTTCGCATTGTTGATGAACAAGGTGACGAGGTTAAAGCGGGCGAGCAGGGCGAGCTTTGGGTGTGTCACGCTGGTGATAATCCTCGCTTCGGCTTTTTCTCACACTACCTGAAAGATACGGCAGCCACGCAAGCAGCCTGGCACGAGGGCTGGTTTAAAACCGGGGATATCGTGCGCAGGAATGAGGCCGGCTATCTGGTTTTTGTTGATCGCAAGAAGAATGTGATCCGCCGTAGCGGCGAAAACATTGCTGCAGTCGAGGTGGAAGGGGCATTAGCACGCCATCCTATGGTGCAGGCGGTGTCTGTCGCTGCTGTGCCTGATGAGGTTAGGGGAGATGAAGTGCTGGCGTGCGTCGTTCTGTCGTCTGCTGTACCGGACCGGAGTGATCCCGCGCAGCTGGCGAGTGAATTGGTGATCTGGTCCTTATCGCAACTGGCTTATTACAAGGTGCCGGGCTATGTGAGTTTTGTCAGTGAGCTTCCCCTGACCGCCACTAACAAAATTCAGCGTGGCGCCTTGCGTCAATTGGCATTTGAACTGGTTTCCGGCGGTCAGGCGATCAATACCTGCCATCTGAAAAAGCCGGGGGGACGGGCATGA
- a CDS encoding ABC transporter substrate-binding protein, translating to MQHRLKQAVLIGILSGVGSFGLAHADTIKVGLITALTGPGSSIGIPYEQGAKAGQAMIPDVDGNKLELIVLDDATDPSSAARNARKLTQDNKVDILIGSSNVPATLAALPVAREAETALIGISPASTTGENAAWYVTTAQSARLMISAVVGQMKRDGVKTVGYIGFSDAWGDLVYDNLVKEADTAGIKVVTNERFARSDSSVNGQVLKIIAKRPDAVMTGGAGTPGALPYLALKDRNYKGKLYGAHSLINPDFIRVAGSSAEGLIAPTGPVIVAEQLPEDHPVKQMSGRFHEVFQKTNGKPSTDAYSAYAFDAWLIAAEAAKKVIAEGKARPGTPEFRAGLRDAIMSGTQVAGTHGVYTFKQGDSFGSDERGRVLVRLEKGKWKYIPEK from the coding sequence ATGCAACATCGGCTTAAACAGGCGGTACTGATCGGCATTCTGAGTGGCGTGGGATCATTTGGTCTTGCACATGCCGATACCATCAAGGTCGGACTCATCACGGCGCTAACCGGACCGGGTTCGTCCATCGGCATTCCCTATGAGCAGGGTGCCAAGGCAGGGCAGGCGATGATTCCTGATGTTGACGGCAATAAGCTTGAGCTGATTGTGCTGGACGATGCCACCGACCCATCGAGCGCAGCACGCAATGCCCGGAAACTGACACAGGACAACAAGGTTGATATTCTGATCGGATCATCCAATGTGCCGGCAACGCTTGCGGCCCTGCCGGTCGCGCGCGAAGCGGAAACCGCGCTGATCGGCATCAGCCCGGCCAGTACTACGGGAGAGAATGCCGCCTGGTATGTGACAACGGCACAGTCGGCCCGGTTGATGATCAGCGCCGTAGTGGGTCAGATGAAACGCGATGGCGTCAAAACGGTTGGGTATATTGGCTTTTCCGACGCCTGGGGTGATTTGGTGTACGACAACCTGGTCAAGGAAGCGGACACGGCCGGCATCAAAGTTGTGACCAATGAACGATTTGCACGATCTGATTCATCGGTGAACGGGCAGGTCCTGAAAATTATTGCCAAGCGCCCGGATGCCGTGATGACCGGCGGGGCGGGAACACCAGGTGCTTTGCCTTACCTGGCATTGAAAGACAGGAATTACAAAGGCAAACTGTATGGCGCGCACTCGCTCATCAATCCTGATTTCATTCGTGTTGCCGGTTCTTCTGCGGAAGGACTAATTGCTCCAACCGGGCCGGTGATTGTGGCGGAACAGTTGCCCGAGGATCATCCCGTCAAGCAGATGTCCGGCAGGTTTCATGAGGTTTTTCAAAAAACCAATGGCAAGCCGTCGACCGATGCCTATTCTGCTTATGCCTTTGATGCCTGGCTGATTGCAGCAGAGGCCGCCAAAAAAGTCATCGCTGAGGGCAAGGCCAGGCCGGGCACCCCCGAGTTCAGAGCGGGTCTGCGCGATGCCATCATGTCGGGCACGCAAGTGGCCGGTACGCACGGCGTCTATACCTTCAAACAGGGCGATTCTTTCGGTAGCGATGAACGCGGCCGGGTGCTGGTTCGTCTGGAAAAAGGCAAATGGAAATATATCCCTGAAAAATGA